cgtctctactaaaaatacaaaattcgctgggcgtgatggcgcatgcctgtaatcccagctactcgggaggctggggcaggagaatcgcttgaacctgggaggcggaggttgtggtgagccgagatcgtgccattgcactctaacctgggcaacaagagagaaactccgtctcaaaaaaaaaaaaaaaagtgagagacagccccacccacccaccccgcCATCCTTCAAACATCCCTTATTAcagttttctttacttttttcttttttctttttttttttttttttttgagacggagtcttgctctgtcgcccaggctggagtgctgtggcgcgatctcagctcactgcaacctccgcctcccgggttcacgccattctcctgcctcagcctcccgagcagctgggactacaggcgcccgccgccacgcccagctaattttttgtatttttagtagagacggggtttcactgtgttagtcaggatggtcttgatctcctgacctcgtgatccacccgcctcggcctcccaaagtcctgggattacaggcgtgagccactgcgcccggcccctttttgtcttttgtccctcctctcctctgttttcttttttctttcttctttttggggggacagggtctcactttgtcactcaggctgtagtacaatggtgcaatcacagctcaccgaagccttgaattcctgggctccagtgatcctcctgccccagtctcctggGTAGATTCTtcaggttcctgccaccatgcttggctaatttattgtgtttttttgttttgttttgttttttaatgttgttgttttgagatgggatctcactatgttgcccagggtggtctccaacttctggtttcaggcgatcctcccacctcagcctcccaaaccactgggattacaagcgtgagccaccatgttggCCTCTTAAAGGTTTTCTTGATCCATGCAAAGCAAGTGCATGTCCTCTGGTCACTTCTGGGACTTCCCTCTTCTCTCGTCTAAGCTGAGCACCCTGTTTTCTGCAATCCTGAGCCCTTCCCTCTTCCTGGGCTCCCCAAGGGGAGGGCAGGGAAACATTCTTCCATTCCACTCCGTGCTGTTCCATCCCTTACTACCTCTCCCTCCCTCTAAATGTTTGCTTACCTGGTGCTCTTGCCTCCTGCCAGGAAGGTTGCAGGTCATTGTCAATGGCTGCAAATATTGGGTAGGGTAGTGTCCCTTCTTCCACGGGCTTCTTCATATTGGACAAATGAGACTCCGGCAGCTTTGGGAGAAGGTGCCAAGACAGTGTGAGGGAGGCATGTGGGTCCCACAGGGTGGAACCTCTGCACGtaggccacatttttttttagaggggtctcagtctgtcacccaggctggagtgcagtggtacaataatgggccactacagcctcaacctcctgggctcaagcaatccacccacctcaacctcccaagtagctgggactacagatgcatgtcaccatgcccggctaatttattttttgatagagacaggcttttgctatgttgcccaggctggtctcgaactcatggcttcaagcaatcctcccgcctcagccacccaaagtgcttggataggctaggtgctgtggctcatacccataatcccagcactttgggaggctgaggtggaaggatcacttgagcccaggatttggagaccaCCCCGAGCAAAAaagcgaaaccctatctctaaaaaaaaaaaaaaaaaaaaaaaaaaaaaaaaaaaaaaatttgtcaggcccagtggtgcgtgcctgtagtcccagctacttgggaggctgagctgagaggattgcttgagcccaggaggtcaaggctgcagtgagctgtgattgcaccactgcactccagcctggacgacagagtgaaaccctgtctcaagaataaacaaaacaaacaaaaaacaacaaaaacccgaTGTGTTAGgataggctggatgcagtggctcatacacgtaatcccagcacttcgggaggctgagataggaggatcacttgaacccagtagttggaggattgcttgagctcaggagtttgagaccagcctgggcaatatagcaagatccctgtctctacaaaaaaaaaaataattaaaaattagccaggcacgatggtgcatgcctgttgccCCAGcttactcaaaaggctgaggcaagaggattgcttgagcccaggaggtcgaagctgcagtgagccatgatctcgccactgcactccagcctgggtgacagagcaagaccctgtctcaaaaataaaatgaaataaaataaaatagtgaattCAAGACATCAAATGGCCAAGCAGAGATGGAGAGGAAAGTTGTCTTGGGTCTGACACTTTCCCTATTTCTGCCTTATTCCATCATAAGTCCTCATTGTTCTTCTTGCCCTGGATGTCTGTGTATCTTTCTAGTAAATCATATCACTTTATTTGTTGCATAAACGAATCAGAGTcaatttctgtcacttgcaaccacaGTAATCCTGATATACTTTAGTTTTGAGGCATCAACCGAAGTGCCCAGATTTTGATGACTTGAAAATCCTGAAGGACTTAAAAGGTGGTGCTGGTCAGCATCTTTGGTAACCCCACACCCTGAGACCCCTTgctcctacccccaccccaggtCCCCAGCTGGGAATGACTTACTTCTCTGGTTTGCTTAGAGATAACCATGTAGGCCCAGAAGTCGGTCAGAGAGTAATTCTCAGACCTCGCTGCTTGGATGGTTTTCTGTAGGCTCTTAGCCAAGTCCCACTCCTGTCGGGTAAATCGATGTTTCAGGTCAGCCTCGAGAGCTTCCATGTCACCATCATTGGTGTAGAGAGAAGATATTGCCCTGGAGGACAGAGGAAGAGAGTGAGTTGGGCATTTTAAGTGTGGACGATGAAGACTGGGGAAAGATGTGTGCAAGGAGGTCCTTCACAGGAACACCTGCCTCATGGAGAGGGCGACACACAGAGGAAACGGAAAATTTCcattaaataaatacaactgCAGAACGATCAAGTTCGAAGGAGGACTCAAAATCATCTGGGACAATCCTTCCATTTCACAGGCAGGAAAATGAGAGCACGATGGGAGAAAGGCCTCATCAGAGTCAAATGTTTTTTGCAGCCAGCACTTATTAAAAGGTTTATATGTGACAGCAACAAACTGTCTTTAGTCTTTTATACCTATTAACTCACATAATCCTAGAAAATCAATGAacggggccaggtgtggtggttcatgcatgtaatcccagcactttgggaggacgaggcgggaggattgcctgaggtcaggagttcgagaccagcctggccaacatggtgaaaccccgtctccactaaaaatacagaaaaattagccaggcgtggtggcatgcgtggtggtgggtacctctAGTGCCGGATACtcaggaaaccctgtctctactaaaaacacaaaaattagccaggcatggtggcacacgcctgtggtcccagctgctcaggaggctgaagcagaggaatcgcttgaacccgggaggtggaggttgcagtgagctgagattgtgccactgcactccagcctgggcgacagagcgtgactccatctaaaaaaaaaaaaaaaaaaaaaaaaagctgggcgtggtggcttacgcctgtgatcctagcactttgggaggccaaggtgtgcggatcacgaggtcaggagatcgagaccatcctggctaacatggtgaaaccccgtctctactaaaaatacaaaaaattagctgggtgtggttgcagaCCCAGCtactatagtcctagctactcgagaggctgaggcaggagaatggcgtgaacccgggaggctgagcttgcagtgagccgagatcgcgccactgcactccagcctgggcaacagagcaagactctatctcaaaaagaaaaaaaaaaagaaaaaaaagactttatattcatttgttcactcaataaatatatattatatatattaatttataaagaaaagaggtttatttagctcacagttctgcaggctgtacaagaagcatggtgcaaaaagcttctactcatggcagaaggcaagggagcTGGTGTGTCACATagagtctatatatatatatatatatatatttttttttttttttttgagacaggtcttgctctgttgcccagactagagtgcagtggcatgatcttggctcactgcagtctcaaacccccaggctcaaatgatcctcccacctcagcctcccaagtagctgggaccactacCCACCAggtgcatcaccatgccctgctcatttttaaatttattttctgtagagatggagtctcactatgttgcccacgctggtctcaaacttgtggcctgaagcaatcctcccacctcagcttcccaaaatgctgggattataggtgtgagccaccgtgcccgggctcAATAAAAATTTTTGATGTTCTTAATGCTGCTTATCGGGTGCTATCTACCCTCACACCATCCAATGTATTAAACATACATCATAGCTCTTGAGCCCCTGAAGTGTGGCTagcatgatttaaaatatttatttcattttaattagctTAAATTTAAACACTGGTACTCCATTCAGTTATTGGGAAACTCTGAAGTATGTTTGGAACAAGCTGGGTATGAAAAGTTCTTtcctttaatatctttttttttttttttttgagatggagtttcactcttgtcacccaggctgaagtacagtggttcgagctcggctcactgcaacctctgcctcccggattcaagtgattctccttcctcagcctcccaagtagctgggattacaggtgcgtgccaccacacccagctaatttttgtatttttagtagagacagggtttcaccgtgttggccaggctggtctcaaactcctgacctcaggtgatccacctgcctcggcctcttgaagtgctgggattacaggtgtgagccactgccccgggCCTCCTTTAACATCTAATGAGACTTCTGCATCCAACTTGGAATGCGCTCAGTATAAAACGCCCAGCAGCTTTCAAAGACCTAGTCTGACAAAAGGAATGTCAAATATctcattaacaatttttttcttaacgaTGTGTCAAAATGCTAatgttttggatatattgggttaaagaAAATGGATCATTTCACtgtttctttttaccttcttgaagaggctactagaaaatttaaaatgggccggacatggtggcttacacctgtaattccagcactttgggaagccagggcaggcagatcacctgaggtcagaagtttgagaccagcctggccaacacggggaaactccgtctctactaaaaatacaaaaattagctgggcatggtggcacgcgtctgtaatcccagctaactgggaggctgaggcaggagaatcacttgaacctgggaagtagaggttgcaatgagccaagatcgcgccactgcactccagcctgggcgacaagagcaagactgtgtctccagaagaaaaaaagaaaagaaaagaaagaaagaaaatttaaaatgatagaaTAGATGTGGCTCATGTTACATAGCTCTACTTGATAGCTCAGGTTGGGACGATTTGCATGTGTTtcatcatttaattctcaaacagCCCTGTGAGATCAGCACAGTTTGTTGCTGTCACATGTAAACCTTTAATAAATGCTGGCTGCAAAAAACATTTGACTCTGATGAGGCCTTTCTCCCATCGTGCTCTCATTTTCCTGCCTGTGAAATGGAAGGACTGTCCCAGATGATTTTGAGTGCTCCTTTGAACTTGACCGTTCTGcagttatatttatttcatgtaaattttccatttcctctgtGTGTCGCCCTCTCCATGAGGCAGGCGTTCCTGTGAAGGACCTCCTCACACACATCCTTTCCCAGTCTTCATCGTCCACACTTACAATGCTCAACAGcggaggaaaccaaggcacaaagAAGTATGTCTGGGCTCGTAACAGCCCACAAAGGACAGCTCCAGGAACTAACCCAAAGCTGTTGAAATATAAGgctttcgttgttgttgtttgtagagatggggtcttgctatgttgcccaggctggtcttgaactcctgggctcaagagatcctcccacctcgacctcccaaagtactgggattacaggtgtgagtccctGTGTCCAGCCAGGCCTGCCTTTTTAACCACAGCAGTCTCGGAAAGATTCCAGAAGAAATCATGGGGTTCCTATCTCAATAGCGCCCCCTGGAGTTCTGCAATGTGCAGTACAGCTAAACCCCCACGCCATGTCACTCAACATGTTAGATGAGCCTTGGAGGAATAGAGGGGTCCGGTGTGACTCTGCAGGACCTTTCCCACTCCCAAGCTCTGCAGCTCTGCTCTTCATGCTGTCGCCTCCAGGAACCTCATCCTCCACATCCAGCTCAGAACCCAGCTCCAGATCAAACTTTGagcacagaaatgaaaacaaatcaggCCAGCCAGGCTCAACATTCATGCCTCTGCCCTGCCTATCTCACACTCGAGCCTCTGCTGCTCTGCCTAGCCTTACCTCCTGCTCTGAAAATGTGCCAAGATCGATTAGTCATGTCTGCCCTGGGCTTGGCAACAAACATGCAGACATGAGTGTTTCATACCTGCCATCTGGGGCCTCCTGAATGAGACAGTCCTACACGGATTAATGCAATACTTTATCATAGAGGCTGATAAGTTAAAAGGGCTGTATTCTATCCACCTGCAGTGTGAAAAGTGCACCTGAACATGTAAATCCTCCTTTAATGTCAGAAGGTAGTATTATTATGCTTTGTCCATGGCTTTGTGTAGCAAAGAAAGATACTTGGTGTTTTCCCCTGCTTCCTGGTGCAGagttcctaaaacccttggaattttcttttttagaaaaaaaaaattttttttttgagacagggtctctctgtcacccaggctggtgtgcagtggtgtgattgtagctcaatgcagcctcagcctcccaggctaaagcaatcctcctgcctcaacttcctgagtagctgggaccataggcatgcaccaccacgcctggctaattttttcactttttgtagagatggggtcttgctatgttgccccgcctgggtctcaaactcctagactcaagcgatcttcctgcctcagcctcccaaagttctgggattacaggcgtgagccaccacacctggcccatcttTTGTAATACACCAGCAATTGTAAGTAAAGTGtgttcctgagttctgtgagctattCCAGTAAATTATTGAACATGAGGCGGAAGCTGTGGGAAACCCCAAACTATTGCCAGTCGGTCAGAAGCACCAGCGGCTAGGTAATTGCAACTCGTGTCTGAAGTGGGAGCAGTTTTTTGGGACTGAGCCCCTTTCACCTGTGGAATCTGATGTGAACTCCAGGTAGCCAGCGTCAGAATTGCTCagaattgtaggacacccagctAGTACCAGAGAGCTCGAGAAGCAGCGTTGgaaaaaaccacacacatttggtgtcaggaggaaaaaaataatcccatttatgtGTCAGAAAGCAATCTGAAACATGAGTGATGCTTACCAAGTGGATCCAGAGACCCCTGCGAGGTACGTGACGGCATCCAACAGGCCCTGTTCTTTCATCTCACTCAGGACCCCAAGGCAGGCAATGTGAGCCCGCAGTCCTCCgcctgagcccagcacagcaacAACTGGGGCCTAGGCATTGGGGAGAAAATCGATCAGAGGTTTAGAGCCTGAGGATGGAGGTGGGAACAAGAAGAAGGGTACCtggggccgggcaccgtggctcacgcctgtaatcccagcacattgggaggccgaggcaggtggatcacttgaggtcaggagttcaagaccaacctggtcaatgtggtaaaaccccatctctactaaaaatacaaaaattagctgggtgtggtggcacacacctgtaatcccagctgctcagcaggctgatgcaggggaatagcttgaacctgggaggtggaggttgcagtgagccaagatcatgccactgcattccagcctgggtgacagagcgagacgttgtctcaaaaaaaaaaaaaaaaaaaaaagaaagaaaagaaaagaaaaagaaaggaggaggaggagaaggaggagaccTAGGATCTCCCTTAGGCAGGGGCAATGCCTGTCCCATAGAAGTTCATATCCTTCTATTTCTATCCCATAGAAGTTCATATCCTTCGGTCCAGCTCTCCCTGGCTGAGTTGGGCCCTGGACACTGGGCACAGAGGGGGCGATTCTGGGATCTCTGGGGCCACCCTCCTCCCCTCACTTACCTCATCAGCCTCAATCCTTAGCTTCTTCAGAGCTTTCAGCACATGAAGTCTTCGTCTCTCCACGGCcgccttttcttctttctggagcccaggaattaTGGAAACTTCAGAGCTTCCCAGGAGAAAACACAAAGAAGTCCAGAAAATTCACAGGGAAAAGGGATAAAACACAGAATTTGACCTAGAACTGGGCTGTCCAAGCAGGTAGCCACCAGCCCACGGGTACatggtttccttttggggtgaggaaaatattctgaaactagatagaggtgatggttgtacaacactgtgaatgcaTTGAATGCCAGTCAATTATTCACTTTTCAAAATGGTTAATTTtggggccagacgcggtggctcacacctgtaatcccagcactttgggagggtgaggtgggtggatcacttgagcccaggagttcaagaccagcctggccaacatggtgacatacctccctccctccctccctccctccccttccctcccctccctccctccctcccttccttccatccttccttccttcctccttccttccttccctccttctttccctccctccctccctccctccctccctccctccctccctccctccctccctccctcccttctttctttctttctttctttctttctttctttctttctttctttctctttctctctctcttttttgagacagagtctcgctctgttgcccaggctggagtgcagtggcgcaatctcagttcactgcaacctccacctccccggttcaacaataagacagggtcttgctctgttgcccaccaccagtgcggtggtgcaatcatagcttactgcagccttgaacaccgggactcaagtgatcctcatgtctcagcctcctaagtagcttggactacaggtgtgtaccactatgcttggctaatttttaaaaatattttcttttattgtagagatagggtttcaccatgttgcccaggctagtctcgaactctggggctcaagagatcttcttGCCTCGGCCaccaaaagtgctggggttacaggcatgggccaccatgcccaaccttcaGCTCTTTCCATCTATCTCCACCAAGCGAGAGGAACTGTCACAGCCCTCACCTCTTGACACTCACTATGCATTCCATTACACAAATGCTCTGCTTCCCCATAGTGGTCAGCTCTAAGAGGACTTACCTTCCCATGGTGCACTGCGGTCAGAAAATTCTCAGTCCTCCTGCCAAAGAAATGGCTCTTCTTAGTCCTGTGCCCACTGTTGGGCTTAGCAAAGACAGTGGGGGAGGGCTGGGACTGTCACGGGCTCATGGGTTCTCCTTGTCCACTGCCCAGACAAAACCAATGCGAACAGCAGGTGTTgcagcaaagagagagagtttaATAATCTCAGGGGCGGCCAAGCGaggagaatgggagaaatatttcaaGCGCGTCTCTCTGAAAATttggaggctagggtttttcctcgctctttctctttctctgcctctgtctctgtctctgtctgtctctctctctttagatgaagtttccctcttgttgaccaggctggagtgcattggcatgatctcggctcactgcatcctccgcctcccgggttcaagcgattctcctgcctcagcctcctgagtatctgggattacaggcatgcaccaccatgcccggctaatttttgtatttttagtagagatggggtttctccatgttggccaggctgggcttgaactcc
The DNA window shown above is from Homo sapiens chromosome 19, GRCh38.p14 Primary Assembly and carries:
- the PLA2G4C gene encoding cytosolic phospholipase A2 gamma isoform X5 — translated: MGSSEVSIIPGLQKEEKAAVERRRLHVLKALKKLRIEADEAPVVAVLGSGGGLRAHIACLGVLSEMKEQGLLDAVTYLAGVSGSTWAISSLYTNDGDMEALEADLKHRFTRQEWDLAKSLQKTIQAARSENYSLTDFWAYMVISKQTRELPESHLSNMKKPVEEGTLPYPIFAAIDNDLQPSWQEARAPETWFEFTPHHAGFSALGAFVSITHFGSKFKKGRLVRTHPERDLTFLRGLWGSALGNTEVIREYIFDQLRNLTLKGLWRRAVANAKSIGHLIFV